A window of Blastomonas sp. SL216 contains these coding sequences:
- a CDS encoding CoA ester lyase — translation MFAASSILFVPGSRSDRISKALASAADLVCIDLEDAVAAPDKDSARETVMTGLTGWDRTRVAVRINGVMTRAGLKDLIALTHCAAPPPLLFVPMVEHASEIAQVARVLDNPAIGLVPLIETVKGLREAHLIAAQPQVAAMMFGGGDFSAQLGVDLAFDPLLVARGQFIMACADAGVPAIDVPFVKLDDAQGLADECRKVRALGFAAKAAIHPAQVEAINTGFGADAAAIAEANEAIAAYEAAGGMAIRHNGKMLEAPIVARMRAMLEREAKRNERTMIDA, via the coding sequence ATGTTCGCTGCCAGCAGCATCCTGTTCGTACCGGGTTCGCGTAGCGACCGCATCTCCAAAGCGCTGGCCAGTGCGGCGGACCTTGTCTGCATCGATCTGGAAGATGCCGTCGCCGCGCCCGACAAGGACAGCGCGCGCGAGACGGTGATGACGGGCCTGACCGGATGGGACCGGACGCGCGTTGCCGTCCGAATCAACGGGGTGATGACGCGTGCGGGCCTCAAGGATCTTATCGCGCTGACGCACTGCGCTGCACCGCCGCCGCTGCTGTTCGTGCCGATGGTCGAGCATGCCAGCGAGATCGCCCAGGTCGCGCGCGTGCTCGACAATCCCGCGATCGGCCTTGTTCCGCTGATCGAGACGGTGAAGGGTCTGCGCGAGGCGCATCTGATCGCCGCGCAACCGCAGGTGGCCGCGATGATGTTCGGCGGCGGTGATTTCTCCGCGCAGCTCGGTGTCGACCTCGCCTTCGATCCGCTGCTGGTGGCGCGCGGGCAGTTCATCATGGCCTGCGCCGATGCAGGCGTACCCGCGATCGACGTGCCCTTCGTCAAGCTCGACGATGCGCAGGGGCTTGCCGACGAATGCCGCAAGGTGCGTGCGCTGGGCTTTGCCGCCAAGGCCGCGATCCACCCCGCGCAGGTCGAGGCTATCAATACCGGGTTCGGCGCCGATGCGGCTGCCATTGCCGAGGCAAACGAGGCGATCGCCGCCTATGAGGCGGCAGGCGGCATGGCGATCCGCCACAACGGAAAGATGCTGGAGGCTCCCATCGTCGCACGCATGCGCGCGATGCTCGAGCGCGAGGCCAAGCGAAACGAAAGGACCATGATCGATGCGTGA
- a CDS encoding MaoC family dehydratase has translation MREGAKEVSEGRYRETFGRAFEDFVVGHIYEHRPGRTITDADNVWFTLLTMNTHPAHFDYEYAKKTEFGKPLVASPLTVALMVGMSVSDVSQKAVANLGWDNIRLTNPLFPGDTLYAESEVIEKRESSSRPEQGIVTVKTIGKNQHGQVVCTFSRTMLIWKRGFGPSDD, from the coding sequence ATGCGTGAGGGAGCCAAGGAAGTTTCAGAGGGCCGCTATCGCGAGACCTTCGGACGGGCGTTCGAGGATTTCGTCGTCGGCCATATCTATGAACATCGCCCCGGCCGCACGATCACCGATGCCGACAATGTGTGGTTCACGCTGCTGACGATGAACACCCATCCGGCGCATTTCGATTATGAATATGCCAAGAAGACCGAATTCGGCAAACCCCTGGTCGCCTCGCCGCTCACCGTCGCGCTGATGGTGGGGATGAGCGTGTCCGATGTCAGCCAGAAGGCGGTGGCGAATCTGGGCTGGGACAATATCCGCCTGACGAACCCCCTGTTTCCCGGCGACACGCTTTATGCCGAGAGCGAGGTAATCGAAAAGCGCGAGTCCTCATCGCGGCCCGAACAGGGCATTGTCACGGTCAAGACCATCGGCAAGAATCAGCACGGGCAGGTGGTCTGCACCTTCAGCCGCACCATGCTGATCTGGAAGCGTGGCTTCGGACCGTCGGACGATTGA